The following coding sequences are from one Triticum aestivum cultivar Chinese Spring chromosome 5A, IWGSC CS RefSeq v2.1, whole genome shotgun sequence window:
- the LOC123104957 gene encoding deoxyhypusine synthase-like: protein MGSDGGGVGAGFNTDALEGVRAILLKPSESLDESTTIAGPDFNDAGLGLAGLLGSLASTGFQASHLGDAIDVVNQMLDWRLSQEKPSVECDEAELDPKYRESVKCKIFLGFTSNLVSSSIRDVIRFLVKHHMVDVIVTSAGGIEEDLIKCLGPTYRGDFSLPGALLRSKGLNRIGNLLLPNDNYCKFEEWIMPVLDQMLLEQSTKNVWTPSKVIGRLGKEINDESSYLYWAHKNNIPVYCPALTDGSIGDMLFCHAVHNPGLIIDIVQDVRLMNDEAIHATPRKTGVIILGGGLPKHHICNANMLRNGADYAVYINTAQEFDGSDSGAHPDEAVSWGKIKGSAEPVKVHCDATIAFPLLVAATFARKFHGAS, encoded by the exons ATGGGCAGCGATGGAGGCGGCGTCGGAGCAGGGTTCAACACGGACGCACTGGAGGGCGTGCGCGCCATCCTGCTGAAACCGTCCGAGTCCCTCGACGAGTCCACCACGATCGCCGGCCCCGACTTCAACGACGCCGGCCTCGGCCTTGCCGGGCTTCTCGGGTCGCTCGCCTCCACGGGTTTCCAGGCCTCCCACCTCGGCGACGCCATCGACGTCGTCAATCAGATG CTGGATTGGAGGCTGTCCCAGGAGAAGCCAAGCGTGGAGTGTGATGAGGCTGAACTTGACCCCAAGTACAGGGAATCTGTGAAGTGCAAGATATTCCTCGGTTTCACTTCAAACCTTGTGTCTTCTAGCATACGGGATGTCATACGGTTTCTGGTTAAACATCACATG GTGGATGTTATTGTTACGAGTGCAGGGGGTATAGAGGAAGATCTCATTAAATGCCTTGGACCGACATACCGAGGTGATTTTTCTTTACCAGGAGCATTGTTGCGGTCGAAAGGACTGAACCGGATTGGAAATCTCTTGCTGCCCAATGATAACTACTGCAAGTTCGAGGAATGGATCATGCCAGTCCTTGACCAGATGCTACTAGAACAATCTACTAAG AATGTCTGGACACCATCAAAGGTGATTGGTCGTCTTGGTAAAGAAATAAATGATGAAAGCTCCTACCTTTATTGGGCGCACAAG AACAATATTCCTGTATATTGCCCAGCATTGACCGATGGATCAATTGGAGACATGTTGTTTTGCCACGCTGTTCATAATCCTGGTCTTATTATCGACATTGTACAAG ATGTAAGGCTGATGAATGATGAAGCTATTCATGCCACCCCAAGGAAGACAGGGGTTATAATTCTTGGTGGAGGCCTCCCAAAGCATCATATATGCAATGCAAATATGCTTCGCAATGGTGCAGATTATGCCGTATATATCAACACGGCTCAAGAGTTTGATGGTAGTGATTCAGGAGCGCATCCTGATGAAGCAGTTTCATGGGGAAAGATTAAGGGTTCGGCAGAACCTGTAAAG GTTCATTGCGATGCGACTATCGCTTTTCCCTTACTTGTTGCTGCAACATTTGCACGTAAGTTTCATGGTGCATCTTGA